CCAGGGAGGCGATGGACTCCACCAGCACCGCAGACGCGCCGCCGTGGAGCATCCCCCACGGCTGGGAGTTGGGCGTCACCGGCATCCGGGCGACGATCCGGGCCGGTGAGGCCTCGACCCACTCGATGCCCATTAGCGACATCAGTGGGCCGCGGCCCCTCTCGTTCAGCTCCTCGGGAGTAGGCTCCTCGTCGCTCACTTACCGGCCAGAGAGCCCTCGTGGGCGCTCTCGATCTTGGCGACCTCGGCTTTGGGCGCCAGCCGCCAGAAGTGCTCGGACTCGGTCTCCCAGTTCTCCAGCAGCGAGTACGCTCTGTCGGACCCGGTCAGCTCGGCGTGGTCGGCAATCAGCTCCAGCAGCTCGGCCAGGTCGGTGCGGCGGGGGCGGTGAAGGTCGACCAGCTCAGGGTTCACCCGGGCCCTGAGGCGCATCTCCGGGTCCCAGACGTAGGCCTGCCCGCCGGTCATTCCCGCTCCCATGTTCCAGCCGGTAGGTCCGAGGACGACGACGGTTCCGCCGGTCATGTACTCGCAGGCGTGGTCCCCGGCGCCCTCGACGACCGCGGTGGCCCCGGAGTTGCGGATACACAGGCGCTCGCCGCCCTTGCCGGCTACGAACAGCTGCCCTCCGGTCGCGCCGTAGAGCACGGTGTTGCCGATCAGGTGCGGGTCGCCGGCGTCGTTCTCCGGCGCCTTGATGACGATGCGCCCGCCGCCCATTCCCTTGCCGACGTAGTCGTTGGCCTCGCCGGTCAGGATGAAGGTCACACCCTCGCTGAGGAACGCCCCGAAGCTCTGTCCGGCCTCGCCGTCGAACCGCGCGGTTGCCTTGCCGGGAGGCGCGTTGAACCCGTGGTCGTGGGCGATGCCTCCGCCCAGCCGGGCGCCGACGGTGCGGTCCTTGTTGTGGATGGGGTAGGAGAAGTCGACCTCTCCGCCCTTCATCAGCGTCTCGAAGCAGTCGTCGAAGACCTTGTCGCCCAGCTCCGAGGTCGGCTGCTGGATCGGGTGGGACGCCACGAAGTGGCGGGTGCCCTCCTCCTGGAACATCATCGGGCTCACGTCGAGCATGCCGGCGCGGTCGGACTTGAGGTCGGCCTCCAGCAGGTCCATGCGGCCGATGGCCTCGTCGAGCGAACGCAGTCCCAGCGACGCCAGGATGCGGCGGGTCTCCTCGGCCACGAACACCAGGTAGCGGGCGACCTTCTCCGGCGTGCCGGTGAACTTGGCCCTGAGGTCCTTCCGCTGGGTGGCGATGCCGACCGGGCAGGTGTCCCGGTGGCAGGCACGCACCATGATGCAACCCTCCGCCAGCAGCAGCGAGGTCCCGAACGAGTACTCGTCGGCGCCGAGCAGGGCGGCCATGATCACGTCGCGGCCGCTCTTCATGCCGCCGTCGACCCGGATTTTCACCCGGTCCCGCAGGCCGTTCTGCATGAGCGTCTGCTGGGTCTCGGCGATGCCGAGCTCCCAGGGCAGGCCGGCGTTCTTGATCGACGAAAGGGCGCTCGCGCCGGTTCCGCCGTCCCAGCCGGAGATCTGGACCACGTCGGCCAGAGCCTTGGCGACACCGGCGGCGATCGTGCCGACACCGGCCTCTGCGACAAGCTTCACCGACACGGTCGACTGCTGGTTGACCTGCTTCAGGTCGAAGATCAGCTGGGCCAGGTCCTCGATGGAGTAGATGTCGTGGTGCGGAGGGGGGGAAATCAGCGCAACGCCCGGGCGGGTGTGCCTCAGGGCCGCGATCTCGTCGGTCACCTTGTGACCCGGAAGCTGGCCGCCCTCACCGGGCTTGGAGCCCTGGGCGATCTTGATCTGGATCTCCTCGGCCCACGACAGGTACTCCGGCGTCACGCCGAAGCGACCGGACGCCACCTGCTTGACCTTGCAGCGCCGTTCGTCGCGGTAGCGGCTGGGGTCCTCGCCGCCCTCTCCGGAGTTGGCGGAGCCGCCGATTGAGTTGAGGGCGATGGCCAGCGTCTCGTGGGCCTCGGCCCCGATGGCGCCGTGGCTGATCGCGCCGGTCGAGAACCGCCGGGTGATGGCTTCGACCGGCTCCACCTCGTCGAGCGGGACCGGCTCGGCGGCCTTGAACCTGAACAGGTCGCGGGGTTCGGTCTGCGGCCGCTGCTCGACCAGCGCCGCAAACTTGGCGTAGGTGTCCCACTCGCCGTTGGCCACGGCCTCCTGAAGGGTGTCGACCACGTCGGGGTTGGTGGCGTGGTACTCGCCGTTGACCCGGTACTTGATGTAGCCGGGGTGCGGCACCCTCGGGGCGCTCTGGAAACCCTTGTCGTGGCGCCTGAGGACGTCGTCGGCGATCTCGGCCAACCCGATGCCGCCCATCGGCGACGGGGTGCCGGTGAACGCCAGGTCGATGACCTCGGGGCCGATGCCGATTGCGTCGAAGATCTGGGCGCCCCGGTAGGAGTCGGTCGTGGATATGCCCATCTTGGACATGATCTTCAGCACGCCCTCCTCGACTGCCAGGCGGTAGCGCATGAGAGCCTCCTGCACCCCAATGTCCTCGCCGAGGCGGCCCTTGTTGGTGATGTCGGTGAGCGACTCCAGCGCCAGCCGGGGACAGATCGCCTCCGCGCCGTAGCCCAGCAGGCAGGCGAAGTGGTGGACCTCCCGCGCCTCGTCTGTCTCGACCACGAGGCTGGTGCGGGTGCGGTGGCCGGAGCTCATCAGCCTCTGGTGAACCGCGCCGACCGCCAGCAGCATCGGGATTGGCGCCCGCTCCGGGCCGGTCTCCCGGTCGGAGATCACGATGATGCCGCTGCCCAGCTGTGCAGCCTGCTCCGCTTCCTCGCAGATGGCTTCCAGCTTGTCAGTCATGCCCTTGGGGCCCTCTTCCACCGGGAAGGTGGCGTCCAGGCGATAGCCGCCCAGGGCCTTGAACAGGAAGAACGTGTCCAGCTCGAGCAACGCGGCGCTTTCGGGGCGCTCCCACAACACCGGGTCGTGGGGGCCGATCAGCGTACGGATGCTCATGACCGAACGCTCACGCATGTGGTCGATGGCCGGGTTGGTCACCTGGGCAAAGCGCTGCTTGAAGTAGTTGAAGAGGGGACGGTTGAACTCGCTCAGGACTGCGGGTGAGGTGTCGTCGCCCATCGACGACGTGGGCTCGTGGGCGGTGGACGCCATCGGACGGAGGATGACCGTGAACTCCTCCTTGGTGTATCCGAACGCCACCTGGCGCTGAACCAGGTCGGCCGGGACCTGTGGGTCCGGGGCGACCAGGGAGGTCTGGGTCAGGTGCTCGGATACCCACTGGCCGTAGGGCCGGCGCTTGGCCAGCTTCTCTTTGACCGGGTCGAAGATGAAGCCGCCGTCCTCCGGGTCGACCAGGAGCATCTGTCCGGGGCCGAGCTTGCCCCGCTTCACCTGGCCGTGGCCGCGGGTGTAGATCGACCCGGCCTCGGAGGAGCAGGCGACGAAGCCGTCCTCGCACACCGAGTAGCGCAGCGGGCGGAGGCCGTTGCGGTCCAGGGAGGCGCCGATCTTGAATCCGTCGGTGAAGACCAGTCCGGCCGGGCCGTCCCACGCCTCCATGAGGCAGGAGTGGTAGCGGTAGAAGTCGCGGACCTCGTCGTCCAGGTCCTCGAGCTTCTCCCAGGCGCACGGGATCA
This window of the Actinomycetota bacterium genome carries:
- a CDS encoding PaaI family thioesterase — encoded protein: MSDEEPTPEELNERGRGPLMSLMGIEWVEASPARIVARMPVTPNSQPWGMLHGGASAVLVESIASL
- the gltB gene encoding glutamate synthase large subunit — protein: MSPKCGQPQQPQTRRRPRQWLPERSLKLNASRGLYNPRYERDACGIGFVADVEGRSSRTIVDSALYSLCRVRHRGAVAADSKSGDGAGLLLPLPAQFFASELHTDADPAFIGVAMAFVWPPGQTGHRKIIEETCHREGIGVVGWREVPIELDYIGDQAKEIHPGIEQAILLRPVGVSTAEAERRCIRARKRAEKTCRDEGIRIYFPSFSFLTITYKALVVADQLAQFYPDLAQDNFTAPFAMFHQRFSTNTAPTWERAQPFRQSCHNGEINTIAGNINRMKAREGRLGKRNLLEEELLRPVIDEEGSDSAMFDNVLELLNREGRDVTHAMAMLIPCAWEKLEDLDDEVRDFYRYHSCLMEAWDGPAGLVFTDGFKIGASLDRNGLRPLRYSVCEDGFVACSSEAGSIYTRGHGQVKRGKLGPGQMLLVDPEDGGFIFDPVKEKLAKRRPYGQWVSEHLTQTSLVAPDPQVPADLVQRQVAFGYTKEEFTVILRPMASTAHEPTSSMGDDTSPAVLSEFNRPLFNYFKQRFAQVTNPAIDHMRERSVMSIRTLIGPHDPVLWERPESAALLELDTFFLFKALGGYRLDATFPVEEGPKGMTDKLEAICEEAEQAAQLGSGIIVISDRETGPERAPIPMLLAVGAVHQRLMSSGHRTRTSLVVETDEAREVHHFACLLGYGAEAICPRLALESLTDITNKGRLGEDIGVQEALMRYRLAVEEGVLKIMSKMGISTTDSYRGAQIFDAIGIGPEVIDLAFTGTPSPMGGIGLAEIADDVLRRHDKGFQSAPRVPHPGYIKYRVNGEYHATNPDVVDTLQEAVANGEWDTYAKFAALVEQRPQTEPRDLFRFKAAEPVPLDEVEPVEAITRRFSTGAISHGAIGAEAHETLAIALNSIGGSANSGEGGEDPSRYRDERRCKVKQVASGRFGVTPEYLSWAEEIQIKIAQGSKPGEGGQLPGHKVTDEIAALRHTRPGVALISPPPHHDIYSIEDLAQLIFDLKQVNQQSTVSVKLVAEAGVGTIAAGVAKALADVVQISGWDGGTGASALSSIKNAGLPWELGIAETQQTLMQNGLRDRVKIRVDGGMKSGRDVIMAALLGADEYSFGTSLLLAEGCIMVRACHRDTCPVGIATQRKDLRAKFTGTPEKVARYLVFVAEETRRILASLGLRSLDEAIGRMDLLEADLKSDRAGMLDVSPMMFQEEGTRHFVASHPIQQPTSELGDKVFDDCFETLMKGGEVDFSYPIHNKDRTVGARLGGGIAHDHGFNAPPGKATARFDGEAGQSFGAFLSEGVTFILTGEANDYVGKGMGGGRIVIKAPENDAGDPHLIGNTVLYGATGGQLFVAGKGGERLCIRNSGATAVVEGAGDHACEYMTGGTVVVLGPTGWNMGAGMTGGQAYVWDPEMRLRARVNPELVDLHRPRRTDLAELLELIADHAELTGSDRAYSLLENWETESEHFWRLAPKAEVAKIESAHEGSLAGK